Proteins encoded within one genomic window of Rhododendron vialii isolate Sample 1 chromosome 1a, ASM3025357v1:
- the LOC131323972 gene encoding uncharacterized protein LOC131323972: MAEKEHRPLAPASIRPSSDDEEAALYLKKIHNKKYIKCCGCILALLLIHIIVVVILIFTVFKVKDPIITMNSVTVDKLELINGTTIPKSGSNMTLTVDVSVKNPNVASFKYPNTTTTIYYHGTVIGEARGPPGHSKARRTVRMNMTVDIIIGTLISNPNLPSDAASGILAMSSFTRVGGRVKMLSIIKKHVVVKMNCTMSINITSRAIQDQKCKRKVKL; this comes from the coding sequence atggCAGAGAAAGAGCACAGACCTCTAGCCCCGGCCTCTATCCGCCCTAGCAGCGACGACGAAGAAGCCGCTTTATACCTAAAGAAAATCCACAATAAGAAATACATCAAGTGCTGCGGATGCATATTAGCTCTCCTACTCATCCATATAATAGTCGTCGTGATCTTGATCTTCACCGTGTTCAAAGTCAAAGACCCGATCATAACGATGAACAGCGTTACCGTTGACAAGCTCGAGCTGATCAACGGCACGACCATTCCCAAATCAGGGTCCAACATGACCCTGACGGTTGATGTATCGGTCAAAAATCCTAATGTCGCATCCTTCAAATATCCTAACACGACGACCACAATCTATTACCATGGTACGGTGATAGGAGAGGCGCGTGGCCCGCCGGGCCATAGTAAGGCCCGACGGACCGTGAGAATGAACATGACAGTGGATATCATCATTGGTACGCTCATTTCTAATCCTAATCTGCCGAGTGATGCCGCGAGTGGGATTTTGGCAATGAGCAGCTTTACAAGAGTTGGTGGGAGGGTGAAGATGTTGAGCATAATCAAGAAACATGTTGTCGTGAAGATGAATTGCACCATGTCTATCAATATCACAAGCCGGGCTATTCAAGATCAGAAGTGCAAAAGGAAGGTCAAGCTATAG